A single Drosophila ananassae strain 14024-0371.13 chromosome 3L, ASM1763931v2, whole genome shotgun sequence DNA region contains:
- the LOC6496247 gene encoding LOW QUALITY PROTEIN: uncharacterized protein LOC6496247 (The sequence of the model RefSeq protein was modified relative to this genomic sequence to represent the inferred CDS: inserted 1 base in 1 codon), with translation MLLHFLKIFLILKVVSSKPEDILSQISMELKTRTLVYFGYSIESFDHFDLKSEEPKLLVHKNISEEFQICHDEPVIIITILEPDLDYNLEIVEVLRSYLKDRQYNDVFLIDKSANSDKSYIEVLRTYWNTGFPRVLIYDSLEQLWSLQSYQFFEVKKTSLNKYLMNRDKVNLKGYPLQVLVTNDPPHCFVDEQEQPHSPNRYKGSIITIFKIFADKLNASFQAVPFPGLRRXDEAEACGSIFIKTYKYATSQPVRLNRVAIMAPFGNPIDKFYYFFRPFDFYVWLGTGLIVVYIAAMGSLLHRWHFGNWDVGQYLLLAVETLLSRGLTLPQCSSGSKLMLFLLLFAIGFVLSNLYVALLSMMLTTKLYQRPIENIADLKAANVSILLQQHNLRPNSIYGSSEELRERFLLVEESLHKEKRDGLDPSYAYVDSEDRMDFYLYQQKFLRRRRMKKLPDPVGYTWAVQVIKQNWILEKYYNEHIQRLFETGLQNKLVDDVHELAVRAGFLHFFPTQTQTIEPLRLEDIVMAAMVLGCGHALAGICFLGELLL, from the exons ATGTTACTtcatttcttaaaaatatttctcattCTAAAAGTGGTTTCCTCAAAACCTGAAGACATTCTAAGTCAAATATCTATGGAACTTAAAACAAGAACTCTTGTATACTTTGGCTATTCTATTGAGAGTTTTGATCACTTTGATTTAAAGAGTGAAGAACCTAAACTACTGGTCCACAAAAACATCAGCGAAGAGTTTCAAATCTGTCATGATGAGCCTGTGATTATTATAACGATTCTGGAACCTGATTTGGACTATAATCTGGAAATTGTAGAAGTGCTTAGATCCTATCTCAAGGATAGGCAATATAATGATGTTTTTCTCATAGACAAAAGTGCAAATAGTGACAAGAGTTACATTGAGGTTTTAAGAACCTATTGGAATACAGGTTTCCCTCGGGTGCTGATTTATGATTCTCTGGAGCAACTTTGGTCTCTGCAATCTTATCAATTTTTTGAAGTTAAGAAAACCAGCTTAAATAAGTATCTAATGAACAGAGATAAAGTAAACTTAAAAGGCTATCCCTTGCAAGTTTTGGTGACCAACGATCCCCCGCACTGTTTTGTGGATGAACAGGAGCAGCCCCATTCCCCGAATCGCTATAAGGGCAGTATTATCACAATCTTCAAGATATTCGCCGATAAATTGAATGCCAGCTTTCAGGCAGTGCCCTTTCCAGGATTAAGAC TAGACGAAGCCGAGGCCTGTGGCAGCATCTTCATAAAGACCTACAAGTACGCCACCAGTCAGCCAGTTCGTCTCAACCGCGTGGCCATAATGGCTCCTTTCGGCAATCCAATTGACAAGTTCTACTACTTTTTCCGGCCATTCGACTTCTATGTGTGGCTGGGCACTGGCCTGATAGTGGTCTACATAGCGGCAATGGGTTCTTTGCTCCACCGCTGGCACTTTGGCAACTGGGATGTGGGTCAGTACCTCCTGCTGGCGGTGGAGACCCTGCTGTCCCGGGGACTGACCCTTCCCCAATGTTCCAGTGGCTCGAAATTGATGCTGTTCCTACTGCTCTTCGCCATTGGCTTTGTTTTGTCCAATTTGTATGTGGCTCTGCTCTCAATGATGCTAACCACCAAGCTGTACCAAAGGCCCATTGAAAATATAGCCGATCTGAAGGCAGCCAATGTGAGTATTCTTCTGCAGCAGCACAACCTCCGACCGAATTCCATCTATGGAAGTTCAGAGGAACTCAGGGAGAGGTTCCTTCTGGTGGAGGAGTCCCTGCACAAGGAGAAGAGAGATGGCCTGGATCCCAGTTACGCCTACGTGGACTCCGAGGACCGCATGGACTTCTATTTGTACCAACAGAAGTTCTTGCGCCGACGAAGGATGAAGAAACTACCCGATCCCGTGGGCTACACCTGGGCCGTTCAGGTCATCAAACAGAATTGGATTCTAGAGAAATACTATAATGAGCACATTCAACGATTATTCGAGACTGGTTTGCAGAATAAATTGGTGGACGACGTCCACGAATTGGCCGTTAGAGCCGGCTTCCTCCATTTCTTTCCCACTCAGACGCAAACTATTGAACCACTGCGACTGGAGGACATCGTGATGGCCGCCATGGTCCTGGGCTGTGGGCACGCCCTCGCCGGGATCTGCTTCCTGGGCGAGCTGCTCCTCTAA